Sequence from the Nitrosopumilus maritimus SCM1 genome:
CAGGTGTTTGATGTAAATTCAAAATTACATTCAGTTTTTGTACATAGTGACGATGCATCCAATGAGGCATTGGAGACATCAGGAGTGATTTCAGGCAAGGGAATGATTTCAGTGGTATACACAATGTCACCAGAGGATACTAATGCAATGTATGAAAAAACTTCAGCAATTTTAATTCCAAAAATCATTAGAGAAAGTGGCGGATTTTATGAAGTTGCAAAAAATCTCTCATTTGAAGAAAATGCAAAGATGACATTTTCTATAATACCTTTAGATTCAAAATCACTTTTACAGTTAAAATTATCAGTGGATTATCCAAATGAAGCCTCTACAATTTCTGAAGTTAGTCCATTAGATTTGTTAAAAACAAATACAATCAACAGATCAGATTATTTTTCCTCAGGATTTTACCCACTTAATTCAATCATTCAAGTAGTAATACTATCACCAGAAGATGAAACCATTTCAAACATTAGAGGAAACATTGTTCCAACACAAATAATTGATAATGAGAAAATTCCAACAGACATATCAAAGGAAGGATGGGTTTTTGATCCTCAAGAAGGACAAAGAATTCAGGGAATGTATATTTTTGGAGAAGAAACTTCAGTTAGCAAAGACAAATTAAAATTTTCATTAGGTGATGCACCACCTATTCAACCAGAATCATCAGATGACTCACTTATAGTAGTAATAATAATTTCAATAGTTGCAATTGCAGCTGCTTTATTCTATCTTAAAGGATACAAAAGATAATCATACTAAAAGTACTGCTGCGGCAAAAACAGTAGTCCATTTACCATCTTTGTCACCACGTGTTTGCTGAGTAATGTTTTGAGTCTTGTAAATTTCTCCAGATATTTTCCATTGTTGTCTTTTTTCATCCCAGTTCTTATCAACATCAAATGGAATACCTAATGAAGAGGCCAACATTTGTGCTGCAATGTCTTCAGCATAATCACCTGCTTGGGTTTCGGTTTGCCCAAAGGCTTCGTATTCAGACAAATAACCATATCTGTCTTTGTCCTTAGGTTGTGCGATTCCTACAGATGCAGAACACATTCTATGAGGTTCATTAGTCTGATTCTTTGAATAAATTGTAAACAAAATCTGCCCAGGTTTGATTTGTTGTAACCCCTCTTTTCTTGAAATTAGTTTTGCCTTTGGTGGAAATATACTGGAAATCAATACTAAGTTGGTACCTGCAATACCGGCATCCCTCAAAGCATATTCAAAACTGGTTAATCTATCTTCATGAATTCCTTTTCCTCTTGTAAGAAATAATTTCTTTGCAACTAAATCCAGCATTTCAAAATTTTAGAAAATGTATTATTATTTAACTTTAATCAAAAAGACATTTTTTCAGAAATGTTAAAGAGTGAAGGTATTAAGATGTTAATCTCGCTTCTTTTTCTTTTTTCTTTTATCAGGAGTTTTTGCTTCTTGTGTTAGCAAGAGAAAGGTGAAAAATGCGCCCAATCCAACATTGACAACTCCCATGAATGTAATGAACATGGTTTGGTCAGGTCCAGCGATAGGAGATAAACCAATTATGATACCCAAAGTACCAGTTGCAAAGAACATCATCATCAAAACTTTGATTCTAGTGGGTTCAATGTATCTCATAACAGGTATCAAAAAATGGCATTATTATAAACTGACGGTTATGAAATTTCTAGAAAAATCCTTACAAAAAGAACACAGGTAACACTTTAAACCTTCAAAAATTTCATTTTACTTCGTGCCAATGTAGCTCAGCCTGGCTAGAGCATTCGCCTTGTAAGCGAAAGGTCATGGGTTCAGATCCCATCATTGGCTTTAAAATTTTGAAGTGTAATTTGGCAATACGGTTAATTATACTAGGTTTTGGAACAATCTTACATGAGTTTTGACGATAATGAAATTAATCAAAATGAACATACTCAAAATAAATCAAAATCAAATGGTCTAATAATTGGATTAATCGTTGCAGTAGGGGTTGCAGCATTTTTTGCAGGAATGTATTTCTCAAATGCAAATTCAGATCAGATTTCACAAGAAGATTTGGATGATGCAATTGCCAAACTTGAGCTCAAAATGTTGCAAAACAGACTACCTACAAATCAACCATCAGAACCAGTAAAGATTTCAGCAGATGATGATCCAATAATCGGAAATCCAGATGCGCCAATTACAATAATAGAATTTTCTGATTTTCAATGTCCATTCTGTGCACG
This genomic interval carries:
- a CDS encoding pyruvoyl-dependent arginine decarboxylase, giving the protein MLDLVAKKLFLTRGKGIHEDRLTSFEYALRDAGIAGTNLVLISSIFPPKAKLISRKEGLQQIKPGQILFTIYSKNQTNEPHRMCSASVGIAQPKDKDRYGYLSEYEAFGQTETQAGDYAEDIAAQMLASSLGIPFDVDKNWDEKRQQWKISGEIYKTQNITQQTRGDKDGKWTTVFAAAVLLV